The following coding sequences lie in one Microbacterium sp. XT11 genomic window:
- a CDS encoding isocitrate lyase: MTQYQDDIDAIRALKQANGSAWHAIDPEAVARMRAQNRFRTGLEIAQYTADIMRKDMAEYDADSSLYTQSLGVWHGFIGQQKLISIKKHLKSTNKRYLYLSGWMVAALRSEFGPLPDQSMHEKTAVPALIEEIYTFLRQADARELDLLFTQLDAARADGDDTAAEVIQSQIDTYETHVVPIIADIDAGFGNPEATYLLAKKMIEAGACAIQIENQVSDEKQCGHQDGKVTVPHEDFLAKINAVRYAFLELGIDNGIIVARTDSLGAGLTQKLAVTREPGDLGDRYNSFLDVEEISEAELGNGDVVIKRDGKLLRPKRLPSNLYQFRQGTGEERVVLDCITSLRNGADLLWIETEKPHIEQIAGMVDAIREEIPTAKLVYNNSPSFNWTLNFRQQAYDALAAQGADVSAYDRDKLMSAEYDDTELARLADEKIRTFQRDGSARAGIFHHLITLPTYHTAALSTDDLAKGYFGDEGMLAYVQGVQRREIRGGIATVKHQNMAGSDIGDNHKEYFAGDAALKAGGQHNTMNQFS; the protein is encoded by the coding sequence ATGACCCAGTACCAGGACGACATCGACGCCATCCGCGCTCTGAAGCAGGCGAACGGCTCTGCGTGGCACGCGATCGACCCCGAGGCCGTCGCACGGATGCGCGCGCAGAACCGCTTCCGCACCGGACTCGAGATCGCGCAGTACACCGCCGACATCATGCGCAAGGACATGGCGGAGTACGACGCCGACTCCTCGCTCTACACGCAGTCGCTCGGGGTGTGGCACGGCTTCATCGGGCAGCAGAAGCTCATCTCGATCAAGAAGCACCTGAAGTCGACGAACAAGCGCTACCTCTACCTGTCGGGGTGGATGGTCGCGGCGCTCCGCTCAGAGTTCGGGCCCCTCCCCGATCAGTCCATGCACGAGAAGACAGCAGTGCCCGCTCTGATCGAGGAGATCTACACGTTCCTCCGGCAGGCGGATGCTCGCGAGCTGGACCTGCTGTTCACCCAGCTCGACGCGGCGCGGGCCGACGGCGACGACACGGCGGCGGAGGTCATCCAGTCGCAGATCGACACCTACGAGACCCATGTGGTGCCGATCATCGCCGACATCGACGCAGGCTTCGGCAACCCCGAGGCGACGTACCTGCTCGCCAAGAAGATGATCGAGGCCGGTGCCTGCGCCATCCAGATCGAGAACCAGGTCTCCGACGAGAAGCAGTGCGGCCACCAGGACGGCAAGGTCACGGTGCCGCACGAGGACTTCCTCGCGAAGATCAACGCGGTCCGGTATGCCTTCCTCGAGCTCGGCATCGACAACGGCATCATCGTCGCCCGCACCGACTCGCTCGGCGCGGGGCTCACTCAGAAGCTCGCCGTCACCCGTGAGCCCGGTGATCTCGGCGACCGGTACAACTCCTTCCTCGACGTCGAGGAGATCTCCGAGGCCGAGCTCGGCAACGGCGACGTCGTGATCAAGCGCGACGGAAAGCTGCTTCGCCCGAAGCGCCTGCCGAGCAACCTGTACCAGTTCCGCCAGGGCACCGGCGAGGAGCGCGTCGTGCTCGACTGCATCACCTCGCTGCGCAACGGTGCCGATCTGCTCTGGATCGAGACCGAGAAGCCGCACATCGAGCAGATCGCGGGCATGGTCGACGCCATCCGCGAGGAGATCCCGACGGCGAAGCTCGTCTACAACAACAGCCCGTCGTTCAACTGGACGCTGAACTTCCGCCAGCAGGCGTACGACGCCCTCGCCGCGCAGGGTGCGGACGTGTCGGCATACGACCGCGACAAGCTCATGAGCGCCGAGTACGACGACACCGAGCTCGCCCGGCTGGCAGACGAGAAGATCCGCACCTTCCAGCGCGACGGCTCCGCACGCGCGGGCATCTTCCACCACCTCATCACGCTGCCGACGTACCACACGGCCGCACTGTCGACGGATGACCTCGCCAAGGGATACTTCGGCGACGAGGGCATGCTGGCCTACGTGCAGGGAGTGCAGCGGCGCGAGATCCGCGGCGGGATCGCGACGGTCAAACACCAGAACATGGCGGGCAGCGACATCGGCGACAACCACAAGGAGTACTTCGCCGGCGATGCGGCCCTCAAGGCCGGCGGTCAGCACAACACCATGAACCAGTTCAGCTGA
- a CDS encoding Lrp/AsnC family transcriptional regulator, with protein MNTSSEGRRPNPLRAPALDPVDAQIVQLLAADGRMTNAELAATLGVAPSTAHARLRSLLDRGVITGFHASVDERMLGAGLQAVIGVTLRPSGRRESIVEFADRVRVLPQVIQVFFLGGDDDFLLHIAVADSSEMREFVLEHLSAQASVASTRTSIIFDYHRNSVAASFR; from the coding sequence GTGAATACGTCATCCGAGGGCCGTCGGCCGAATCCTCTGCGCGCGCCGGCGCTCGACCCCGTCGACGCCCAGATCGTGCAGCTGCTCGCCGCCGACGGGCGCATGACCAACGCCGAACTCGCCGCGACGCTCGGGGTCGCGCCGTCGACGGCGCATGCGCGCCTGCGCTCTCTTCTCGACCGCGGCGTCATCACCGGGTTCCACGCCAGCGTGGACGAGCGGATGCTGGGCGCGGGGCTGCAGGCGGTCATCGGCGTCACCCTGCGTCCGAGCGGCCGTCGCGAGAGCATCGTCGAGTTCGCCGACCGGGTGCGCGTGCTGCCTCAGGTGATCCAGGTGTTCTTCCTCGGCGGAGACGACGACTTCCTCTTGCACATCGCTGTGGCCGACTCGTCGGAGATGCGCGAGTTCGTGCTGGAGCATCTGTCTGCGCAGGCCAGCGTCGCCTCCACCCGCACGAGCATCATCTTCGACTACCACCGCAACTCGGTGGCCGCGTCGTTCCGCTGA
- the ald gene encoding alanine dehydrogenase, protein MKIAVPTEVKNNENRVALTPAGADRLVHEGHRVLVQAGAGIGSGFSDDDYRQVGAEIVATADEAWGEAELLLKVKEPIAQEYGFLRPDLTLFTYLHLAADKPLTMALADAGTTAVAYETVQLPDRSLPLLVPMSEIAGRLSVTMGSYSLLRSNGGRGVLLGGIAGTPRAKTVVIGGGVAGEHAAANALGLGSRVTVVDISLPRLRELEHRYGGALETRVSSRYAIAEELADADLVIGSALIPGAAAPKLVTDDMVAAMKPGSVLVDIAIDQGGCFEGSHPTTHDDPTFAVHDSIYYCVANMPGAVPATATRALTNATLPYVSAIAGKGWEQAASDDPALAKGLNVQGGRITLPAVAQAHGLSGS, encoded by the coding sequence ATGAAGATCGCCGTTCCCACCGAGGTCAAGAACAACGAGAACCGCGTCGCGCTCACCCCTGCCGGCGCTGACCGCCTCGTGCACGAAGGTCACCGTGTGCTCGTTCAGGCCGGCGCCGGCATCGGCTCCGGCTTCTCCGACGACGACTACCGTCAGGTCGGAGCCGAGATCGTCGCCACCGCCGACGAGGCATGGGGTGAGGCCGAGCTGCTGCTGAAGGTCAAGGAGCCGATCGCGCAGGAGTACGGCTTCCTTCGCCCTGACCTCACCCTGTTCACCTACCTGCACCTCGCGGCCGACAAGCCGCTCACGATGGCGCTGGCGGATGCCGGAACCACGGCCGTCGCCTACGAGACCGTGCAGCTGCCCGACCGGAGCCTGCCGCTGCTGGTGCCGATGAGCGAGATCGCGGGGCGGCTCTCGGTCACGATGGGGTCATACTCGCTCCTGCGCTCGAACGGCGGCCGAGGCGTGCTGCTCGGCGGCATCGCCGGCACTCCGCGCGCGAAGACCGTGGTGATCGGCGGGGGCGTCGCGGGCGAGCACGCGGCGGCGAACGCCCTGGGTCTCGGCTCCCGCGTCACGGTCGTCGACATCTCGCTGCCGCGGCTGCGCGAGCTCGAGCACCGCTACGGCGGGGCGCTCGAGACGCGCGTCTCCAGCCGCTACGCGATCGCCGAGGAGCTGGCCGATGCCGACCTCGTGATCGGGTCGGCCCTGATCCCCGGGGCGGCTGCGCCGAAGCTCGTCACCGACGACATGGTCGCGGCGATGAAGCCGGGCTCGGTGCTCGTGGACATCGCGATCGATCAGGGCGGATGCTTCGAGGGCTCGCATCCGACGACGCACGACGACCCGACCTTCGCGGTGCACGACTCGATCTACTACTGCGTCGCCAACATGCCGGGCGCCGTGCCCGCCACCGCGACCCGAGCGCTCACCAACGCGACGCTCCCGTACGTGTCGGCGATCGCCGGCAAGGGCTGGGAGCAGGCGGCATCCGACGACCCCGCGCTGGCGAAGGGCCTCAACGTGCAGGGCGGCCGCATCACCCTCCCGGCGGTCGCTCAGGCGCATGGGCTCTCCGGCTCGTGA
- a CDS encoding pyridoxal phosphate-dependent aminotransferase, with amino-acid sequence MTERAPLSRKLSAIAESATLKVDAKAKALKAEGKPVISYAAGEPDFATPQFIVDAAAEALADPASYRYTPASGLPALREAIAAKTLRDSGLEVSPSQVIVTNGGKQSVYQAFQAVVNPGDEVLLPAPYWTTYPEAIRLADGTPVEVFAGADQEYKVTVEQLEAARTERTTALVFVSPSNPTGSVYTAEETKAIGEWALEHGIWIISDEIYQNLTYEGVKATSIVEAVPEVANQTILVNGVAKTYAMTGWRVGWMVGPADAIKIAGNLQSHLTSNVNNVAQKAAIAALNGPQTEAEQMREAFDRRRRLIVSELSKIDGLVVPNPTGAFYVYPDVQGLLGRTWGGVTPTTSLELADLILDQAEVAVVPGEAFGRSGYIRMSYALGDDQLLEGVQRLQRLFG; translated from the coding sequence GTGACCGAACGCGCACCTCTCTCCCGCAAGCTGTCCGCCATCGCCGAGTCTGCGACGCTCAAGGTCGATGCCAAGGCGAAGGCACTCAAGGCCGAGGGCAAGCCCGTCATCTCGTATGCCGCGGGCGAGCCCGACTTCGCGACTCCGCAGTTCATCGTCGACGCCGCGGCCGAGGCGCTGGCCGACCCCGCCAGCTACCGCTACACGCCCGCGTCGGGCCTGCCCGCGCTGCGTGAGGCGATCGCCGCGAAGACCCTGCGCGACTCGGGGCTCGAGGTCTCCCCGAGCCAGGTCATCGTGACCAACGGCGGCAAGCAGTCGGTGTACCAGGCCTTCCAGGCCGTGGTGAACCCCGGCGACGAGGTGCTGCTGCCCGCTCCGTACTGGACGACCTACCCCGAGGCGATCCGTCTGGCCGACGGCACGCCCGTCGAGGTCTTCGCGGGGGCCGACCAGGAGTACAAGGTCACCGTCGAGCAGCTCGAGGCCGCGCGCACCGAGCGCACGACCGCGCTCGTGTTCGTCTCGCCCTCGAACCCCACCGGATCGGTGTACACGGCTGAGGAGACCAAGGCCATCGGCGAGTGGGCCCTGGAGCACGGCATCTGGATCATCTCGGATGAGATCTACCAGAACCTCACATATGAGGGCGTGAAGGCCACCTCGATCGTCGAGGCGGTGCCCGAGGTCGCGAACCAGACGATCCTCGTCAACGGCGTCGCGAAGACCTACGCCATGACCGGTTGGCGCGTGGGCTGGATGGTCGGCCCCGCCGACGCCATCAAGATCGCCGGCAACCTGCAGTCGCACCTCACGAGCAACGTGAACAACGTCGCCCAGAAGGCCGCGATCGCCGCGCTGAACGGTCCGCAGACCGAGGCCGAGCAGATGCGCGAGGCGTTCGACCGCCGGCGCCGTCTCATCGTGTCGGAGCTCTCGAAGATCGACGGCCTCGTGGTGCCGAACCCGACCGGAGCGTTCTACGTCTACCCCGACGTGCAGGGGCTGCTGGGCCGCACGTGGGGCGGCGTGACGCCGACGACCTCACTGGAGCTCGCCGACCTCATCCTCGATCAGGCCGAGGTCGCGGTCGTGCCCGGCGAGGCGTTCGGCCGGTCCGGGTACATCCGCATGTCGTACGCCCTCGGCGACGACCAGCTGCTCGAGGGCGTGCAGCGCCTGCAGCGCCTCTTCGGCTGA